In Syngnathus scovelli strain Florida chromosome 11, RoL_Ssco_1.2, whole genome shotgun sequence, one DNA window encodes the following:
- the LOC125977682 gene encoding keratin, type I cytoskeletal 18, with protein sequence MSFRRTNVQQISASHVQPRYRAFSTYGGSQDVRVSSVPSLRSSNKMGSGMVAGLGLGVSGSMAAGSGMGAGITGNEKGAMQNLNDRLANYLETVKNLEQANQELEMKIRQALKTGGPDLRDYSKYEPIIEDLRQQIFDKISENARLVLQIDNSRLAADDFKVKYDTELAIRQSVEADISGLKKVIDDTNMSRMNIESEIEAVKEELDYLKRNHENEVRELRNQISQSGVQVDVDAPKGHDLSQIMADVRGNYEKIALKNAEDLKRWHENQTAEVVAQVSQNTEALQGAQVERGDLSRQIQTLEIELASQQSLKASLEDTLRNTELRNNIEMEKYNAILLRLEDELGNLRANINQQTQEYEALLNLKVKLEAEIQTYKTLLDGGDFKLQDAIQ encoded by the exons ATGAGCTTCAGAAGAACCAACGTTCAGCAGATCTCTGCATCCCACGTTCAACCCCGCTACCGTGCCTTCAGCACCTATGGCGGTTCCCAGGACGTCCGCGTCTCCTCTGTACCTTCCCTGCGTTCTTCAAACAAAATGGGCAGCGGTATGGTTGCTGGTTTAGGTTTGGGTGTCAGCGGCTCCATGGCAGCGGGCAGCGGCATGGGAGCGGGCATCACAGGCAACGAGAAGGGAGCCATGCAGAACCTCAACGATCGTCTGGCCAACTACCTTGAGACGGTGAAGAACCTGGAGCAGGCCAACCAGGAACTGGAGATGAAGATCAGGCAGGCGCTGAAGACCGGAGGGCCTGACTTGAGAGACTACAGCAAGTATGAACCCATCATTGAAGACCTCCGTCAACAG ATCTTCGACAAGATATCGGAGAACGCTCGTCTGGTGCTCCAGATTGACAACTCTCGTTTGGCTGCTGATGACTTCAAAGTCAA GTATGACACAGAGCTGGCCATTCGCCAGTCGGTGGAGGCCGACATTTCCGGGCTAAAGAAAGTCATCGACGACACCAACATGAGCAGGATGAACATTGAGAGCGAGATTGAAGCCGTGAAGGAAGAGCTTGATTACCTTAAGAGGAATCATGAAAAT gaGGTGAGGGAGTTGAGGAATCAGATTTCCCAGTCAGGTGTGCAAGTGGATGTCGACGCCCCCAAAGGTCACGACTTGTCCCAGATCATGGCGGACGTGAGGGGCAACTACGAGAAGATCGCACTGAAAAATGCAGAAGATCTCAAACGCTGGCATGAAAATCAG ACAGCAGAAGTTGTGGCGCAAGTATCACAGAACACAGAAGCGCTCCAGGGTGCCCAAGTGGAGAGGGGTGACTTAAGCAGACAGATACAAACTCTAGAAATCGAACTGGCGTCTCAACAGAGCTTA AAAGCCTCCCTAGAAGACACACTACGCAACACAGAGCTCCGGAACAACATAGAAATGGAGAAGTATAACGCTATCCTCCTACGTCTGGAGGATGAGCTCGGAAACCTGCGCGCTAACATCAACCAGCAGACGCAAGAGTACGAGGCTCTGCTCAACCTCAAGGTGAAACTGGAAGCTGAGATCCAGACCTACAAGACCCTACTGGACGGCGGCGATTTCAA GCTTCAAGATGCAATCCAATGA
- the LOC125977414 gene encoding keratin, type II cytoskeletal 8-like, protein MSARAVKTTTFSTLSTTKGPSQRFSSRSFSGYGGQGVGAGRQSCVLRGSYGGVGSSGAAIGGFKMVGGYVAGGSAQRAGGLEFGYVGFGGGMGQEVVVPITEVTVNKSLLAPLNLEIDPTIQSVRIQEKEQIKTLNNRFASFIDKVRFLEQQNKMLETKWKLLQEQTPACSSIDAMFEAYIANLRTQLDNLSHEKVKLESELHHMTGLVEDFKTKYEDEINKRNECENNFVLLKKDTDAAFLIKAELEAKLDGLSDEIDFLRQIFNAEIHELQSQIKDTSVVVEMDNSRNLDMDAIVAEVRAQYEDVANRSRAEAESWYQNKYAQMQDSAGKCSEDLKLTKAEIADMNRRIMRLQSEIDMVKAQNNNLEAQIAEVQERGELAVKDAKLRIRELEEALQRAKQDMALQVRQYQELMNVKLALDIEIATYRKLLEGEEDRFITGITTKVSKITSMNYNAYGLESSRTPSYISCSFGTIKASGDSVPEVETAEVKSTTSVTTTETEVSTTEEKKEVEVPAVTEVAKTEEQVEAEVVAE, encoded by the exons ATGTCTGCCAGAGCTGTGAAGACCACCACCTTCTCCACCCTGTCCACAACCAAAGGCCCGAGTCAGAGGTTCAGCAGCCGCTCCTTCTCCGGCTACGGTGGTCAAGGTGTGGGTGCTGGCAGGCAAAGCTGCGTACTCCGCGGCTCCTACGGTGGGgtgggcagcagcggtgccgccatTGGAGGCTTCAAGATGGTCGGTGGGTATGTTGCCGGGGGGTCGGCCCAAAGAGCTGGTGGATTAGAGTTTGGCTACGTGGGCTTTGGTGGAGGCATGGGCCAGGAAGTGGTGGTCCCCATCACAGAGGTGACGGTGAACAAGAGCCTGCTGGCCCCCTTGAACCTGGAAATTGACCCCACCATCCAGTCGGTCCGCATCCAGGAGAAGGAGCAGATCAAGACCCTCAACAACCGTTTCGCATCTTTCATTGACAAG GTACGCTTCCTGGAACAGCAGAACAAAATGCTGGAGACCAAATGGAAacttttgcaagaacaaacccCAGCATGCTCCAGCATCGATGCCATGTTTGAAGCCTACATCGCCAACCTGCGAACGCAGCTGGACAACTTGAGCCATGAAAAGGTCAAGCTGGAATCGGAACTTCATCACATGACAGGTCTGGTTGAGGACTTCAAGACCAA ATACGAGGATGAGATCAACAAGCGCAATGAATGTGAGAACAACTTTGTTCTCTTAAAGAAG GACACAGATGCAGCGTTTTTGATCAAAGCAGAGTTGGAGGCCAAACTCGATGGACTTTCTGATGAAATTGACTTTCTGAGGCAGATCTTCAATGCT GAAATCCATGAACTACAGAGTCAGATCAAGGATACATCTGTCGTCGTGGAGATGGACAATAGCCGTAACTTGGACATGGATGCCATCGTTGCTGAAGTGCGTGCCCAGTATGAAGACGTCGCCAATCGAAGCAGAGCTGAGGCGGAATCATGGTACCAGAACAAG TATGCCCAGATGCAGGACTCTGCTGGTAAATGCAGTGAAGATCTGAAGTTAACCAAGGcggaaattgctgacatgaaccgCAGAATAATGAGGCTCCAGTCTGAAATTGACATGGTTAAAGCACAG AACAATAATTTGGAGGCCCAGATCGCTGAGGTTCAGGAGCGTGGCGAGTTGGCAGTGAAGGATGCCAAACTCCGCATTAGAGAACTGGAGGAGGCTCTTCAGAGGGCCAAGCAGGACATGGCCCTGCAGGTCCGCCAATACCAGGAACTGATGAACGTGAAGCTTGCCCTGGACATTGAGATTGCCACCTACAGGAAACTTCTCGAGGGAGAGGAGGACAG GTTCATAACTGGAATCACGACCAAGGTGTCCAAAATCACCT CTATGAACTACAATGCTTATGGCCTGGAGAGCTCCCGTACCCCATCTTACATCAGCTGCTCATTTGGCACCATCAAGGCGAGTGGCGATTCTGTGCCTGAGGTGGAGACTGCGGAGGTGAAGAGCACCACTAGTGTCACCACAACAGAAACTGAAGTGAGCACTACTGAGGAGAAGAAGGAGGTGGAGGTGCCCGCTGTTACTGAGGTCGCTAAAACCGAGGAGCAGGTGGAGGCTGAAGTTGTGGCTGAGTGA
- the LOC125976846 gene encoding keratin, type II cytoskeletal 8, producing the protein MITARKSYSIAGSSSASRRSFAGPATSSYTIKRFSQNLGSASGGFGAGAGYGVGVQMGFSSGSMLGSGGSYGGAMMGASINQVTVNQSLLTPLKLDIDPSFQAVRTQEKDQIKTLNNRFASFIDKVRFLEQQNKMLETKWSLLQDQTTTRSNIDAMFEAYIANLRRQLDGLGNEKVKLEGELKNMQLQVEDFKRKYEEEINKRTAAENEFVVLKKDVDAAYMNKVELEAKCDALQDEINFLRAIYEAELRELQSQIKDTSVIVSMDNSRNLDMDAIVAEVRAQYEEIANRNKADAEAWYKQKFLEMQNSAGQYGENLQSTKAEIAELNRMIARLQNEIENVKAQRASLEAQIAEAEERGELAVKDANLRIKDLEEALQKAKQDMARQVREYQELMNVKMALDIEIATYRKLLEGEENRLLSGPSAATIHVQQSSSGMSSSGGFGYGGSSGGSMSFGGSMSGGYSGTITKSTVSTSSSSRRYQ; encoded by the exons ATGATCACGGCCAGGAAGTCCTACTCAATTGCAGGAAGCAGTAGCGCCTCCAGGAGGTCCTTTGCAGGACCCGCAACTAGCAGCTACACCATCAAGAGATTCAGCCAAAATCTTGGTTCCGCTTCTGGTGGTTTTGGGGCTGGCGCTGGCTATGGTGTAGGCGTCCAAATGGGCTTTAGCAGCGGCTCAATGCTCGGTAGTGGTGGTTCTTATGGAGGAGCAATGATGGGCGCCAGCATCAACCAAGTCACAGTCAACCAGAGTCTGCTGACCCCCCTAAAACTGGATATTGACCCCAGCTTCCAGGCTGTTCGCACCCAGGAAAAGGATCAGATCAAGACCCTCAACAACCGTTTTGCTTCCTTCATTGACAAG GTTCGTTTCCTGGAGCAGCAGAACAAGATGCTCGAAACCAAGTGGAGCCTCCTGCAGGACCAGACCACCACCCGCTCCAACATCGACGCCATGTTTGAGGCCTACATCGCAAACCTGCGCAGGCAACTCGATGGGCTGGGCAACGAGAAGGTCAAGTTGGAGGGAGAACTGAAGAACATGCAGCTCCAGGTGGAAGACTTCAAGAGAAA GTATGAAGAAGAAATCAACAAACGCACAGCGGCAGAGAATGAGTTTGTGGTCTTGAAGAAG gatgTTGATGCTGCCTACATGAACAaggtggagctggaggccaaatGCGATGCTCTTCAGGATGAGATCAACTTCCTCAGAGCCATCTATGAGGCT GAGCTTCGGGAGCTGCAGTCCCAGATCAAGGACACCTCTGTCATTGTGAGTATGGACAACAGCCGCAACCTGGATATGGATGCCATTGTGGCCGAAGTGCGCGCTCAGTATGAGGAGATTGCCAACCGCAATAAGGCTGACGCGGAGGCCTGGTACAAACAGAAG TTCTTGGAGATGCAGAACTCTGCTGGCCAGTACGGCGAAAACCTTCAATCAACCAAGGCTGAGATTGCTGAGCTGAACCGCATGATTGCCCGTCTTCAGAACGAGATTGAGAACGTCAAGGCACAG AGGGCTTCCCTGGAGGCTCAGATTGCAGAGGCTGAGGAGCGCGGCGAGTTGGCAGTAAAGGATGCCAATCTCCGCATCAAGGACCTGGAGGAAGCCCTCCAGAAAGCCAAGCAGGACATGGCCCGCCAGGTGCGTGAATACCAGGAGCTGATGAACGTCAAGATGGCCCTGGACATTGAAATCGCCACCTACCGGAAACTGCTGGAAGGAGAGGAAAACAG ACTGCTCTCTGGACCATCTGCAGCAACCATCCATGTGCAACAGTCCTCAAGCG GAATGTCCAGCAGCGGTGGATTTGGCTACGgtggcagcagcggcggcagcatgAGCTTTGGTGGCAGCATGAGTGGAGGATACAGTGGCACCATCACCAAGTCCACGGTGTCCACAAGCAGTTCCAGCAGGAGATACCAATAA
- the LOC125976845 gene encoding keratin, type II cytoskeletal 8, translating to MNTYRKSYSVSGSSGGSRRSYAGSQGGYRTSYTLSSSGGGLGAGGLSAGGFGGGSYGGGGFSSSSMGGSASMLGGVYGGGNYMHPNITQVTVNKTLLAPMMLDIDPNIQAVRTQEKEQIKTLNNRFASFIDKVRFLEQQNKMLETKWSLLQDQTTTRSNIDAMFEAYIANLRRQLDGLGNEKVKLEGELKNMQLQVEDFKTKYENEINKRTAAENEFVLLKKDVDGAYMNKVELEAKCDALQDEINFLRAIYEAELRELQSQIKDTSVVVEMDNSRNLDMDAIVAEVRAQYEEIANRNKADAEAWYKQKFLEMQSSAGQYGENLQSTKAEIAELNRMIARLQNEIENVKAQRASLEAQIAEAEERGELAVKDARLRIKDLEDALQKAKQDMARQVREYQELMNVKMALDIEIATYRKLLEGEENRIAAGPSSATIHVTSGSAGYTSTGFSGGIGYGGSMSGGFGGSSMSGGFGGSSMTGGYGATVTKSTVSSSSARRYN from the exons ATGAATACGTACAGGAAGTCCTACTCGGTGTCAGGCTCCAGCGGCGGCTCCAGAAGGTCCTATGCAGGATCCCAAGGCGGCTACAGAACGAGCTACACTCTTAGTTCCAGTGGTGGTGGTTTAGGTGCTGGTGGTTTAAGTGCTGGTGGTTTTGGTGGTGGCAGTTATGGTGGAGGTGGATTTAGTTCCAGCTCCATGGGGGGCTCTGCCTCAATGCTTGGTGGTGTCTATGGCGGAGGCAACTACATGCATCCCAACATCACCCAAGTCACTGTCAACAAGACTCTGCTGGCCCCCATGATGCTGGATATTGACCCAAACATCCAGGCTGTCCGTACCCAGGAAAAGGAACAGATCAAGACCCTCAACAATCGCTTCGCTTCCTTCATTGATAAG GTGCGTTTCCTGGAGCAGCAGAACAAGATGCTGGAGACCAAGTGGAGCCTCCTGCAGGACCAGACCACCACCCGCTCCAACATCGACGCCATGTTTGAGGCTTACATCGCAAACCTGCGCAGGCAACTCGATGGGCTGGGCAACGAGAAAGTCAAGCTGGAGGGAGAACTGAAGAACATGCAGCTCCAGGTGGAAGACTTCAAAACAAA gtatgaaaatgaaatcaacaaGCGCACAGCGGCAGAGAATGAATTTGTCCTCTTGAAAAAG GATGTTGACGGTGCTTACATGAACAaggtggagctggaggccaaatGCGATGCTCTTCAGGATGAGATCAACTTCCTCAGAGCCATCTATGAGGCT GAGCTTCGGGAACTGCAGTCCCAGATCAAGGACACCTCTGTCGTTGTGGAGATGGACAACAGCCGCAACCTGGATATGGATGCTATTGTGGCCGAAGTGCGCGCTCAGTATGAGGAGATTGCCAACCGCAACAAGGCTGATGCGGAGGCCTGGTACAAACAGAAG TTCTTGGAGATGCAGAGCTCTGCTGGCCAGTACGGCGAAAACCTTCAATCAACCAAGGCTGAGATTGCTGAGCTGAACCGCATGATTGCCCGTCTTCAGAACGAGATTGAGAACGTCAAGGCACAG AGGGCTTCCCTGGAGGCTCAGATTGCAGAGGCTGAGGAGCGCGGCGAGTTGGCAGTGAAGGATGCCAGGCTTCGCATCAAGGACCTGGAGGATGCCCTCCAGAAAGCCAAGCAGGACATGGCCCGCCAGGTGCGTGAATACCAGGAGCTGATGAACGTCAAGATGGCCCTGGACATTGAAATCGCCACCTACAGGAAACTTCTGGAAGGAGAGGAAAACAG AATTGCCGCTGGACCCTCCAGTGCAACAATTCATGTGACTTCAGGCAGTG CCGGATACACCAGCACTGGCTTCTCTGGTGGAATTGGTTATGGCGGCAGCATGTCCGGTGGTTTTGGTGGAAGCAGCATGTCCGGAGGTTTCGGTGGAAGCAGCATGACCGGAGGCTACGGTGCTACTGTCACAAAGTCCACTGTGTCCTCGTCCAGCGCCAGAAGATACAACTAA